From Malaya genurostris strain Urasoe2022 chromosome 2, Malgen_1.1, whole genome shotgun sequence:
CTATCAGTTCCTCGATAAGATAAGGATGTACGCTAGCTCCAAGCCGCTCAACTGGTATGCCGTTTCGGTCTGTTAGAAAGATTGTAAAATTACTGTTGATGAAGCCTCCACAATTTCCCGGTTTCTTCTGTTTCAAAAACTTATACAAATCgatacatttggagccattgacCTGTGAACGATATGAAAAATTGTTGTAACACATTGCCATCATCTCGTGGGTAGGCTGCGTGCGAGAATCGCACCAAGTATagtcacaataaataaaaaccgtggAAATCACCGCCTTACATTTCCCGCCTGCCCAATTCGAGCAAGGCTTCAATAACGCAGCATCCTTTATGGAAAGACTAGACTGCGCTTGACACACCTCACCAGACGATGTCTACTTACTTCGATCTCAGCAAAAACATCTCCCACTAGAAGTTCGTTGTTCTTTTCAAAGAAACTTAGAATATCGCTTGTCGATTCCTTGGCACcgaattggaaacttggaaacaGAAGAATGTTCAGATCTGGCGGAGAAAAGGTAATTATATCGCGCGATCGGAATGATAAATGTTACGTGCactgaattcggaagtataacaAACCTTGTTTGGTTTCGTTATGAAACTTTTTGTAAAGGGGAGCTAACATTGAGAACACTTTTTCACATGTCGGATCTCTGGTGGAAAAGTTCAGTATCAGGCACACGGTTCCTTTGTACACGCTCAAGTTCACATCATTTCCGTTCAGATTCGTTACAGTGAAGTCGTAAATTGACTTAGCCTTAGTGTCGCCCATCTTTGGTTgccctaatcaccctgtaaaaaTCAGAAGTTATCGTTACAGTCGTAATGAACATacggaaaaaagtttttcattcaacGATATCAAATGTTTTTCGAGATCATTGAAGAGATTTTATTCAAGAAATACATCTAAGAAATGTTTTTTACACCTGGATTTAATAGAATACACTCAGCACGAGTAAGTAGGCATTTTTTCAGGTTTGAATTTTTATTGCCATTTTTTCAGGTTTGAATTTTTattgagcaaattcagcagctagaagttctatatggaagatctataatagaacagaaactggaacaaacgtatccccagcaagccgttctagttttatttattcgaccagttcttcagtcaaatttaaaactggtctacgatgccgttctattttttgtatatttgaaacacgagtaaaacactgctggggctgccagtttttttgttataaaatccagatttaaattttgtaactggcataaattatgcagcTAGAACTAAAATACTACTACCTTagagcatattcaggagtgttctagttctagatgcataatttatgtcagttttaaaatttaaatctagagattattacaaaataaactggaaGCCCCAGTAGCGTTTTATCAGTGTTTCacatatagaaaaaaaagaacggcagcgtataccagttttaaatttgacagtagaactgatcgaataaataaaactaaaacggcttgctggggattcgtttgtttcagtttcagttatattatagaccacccatacgAATCTTGTAGCTGCTGATTTGCTCTTAGCGTTTATGAAAGGGATGAAGAATTCTAAGATTGCCATTCTTTGAATAAATATagctaaatagggtaacagaggtattttggcccactttaggattgattttattttggcccactttataaaaatatccaccaaatattgtaatatctttaaaaaccccttccgcaataggtaattaaatgtgattagcttcaaattgatgtaaAATGAGTTacctaacatcgataaaatccgatgaaatcgataaagtttgttaggtgggccaaaatatatgagatGGCcagaatacctctgttaccctaatgtGTTTAGAAaaatcaatacaaaaatattataatattcacagactttgaattattttccgAGACTATGTATTCAACTAATCATGCTAATAACTTTTGCAGAAAGATGTTTTAGCAGATTTATACAATAACTTAACAATTTCAAGCGTCTTAAACGATTGATGAAAAATGAGACTATGTATTCAACTAATCATGCTAATAACGTTTGCAGAAAGATGTTTTAGCAGATTTATACAATAACTTAACAATTTCAAGCGTCTTAAACGATTGATGAAAAATGCCGTTTTAAATTTACTACcacaaatataaaaattttgtgAATCTACATCAttgttcatgcacatatttggagcagtaagttgaacataaaattacttcactgttctttattttttgcattaCACTTTAGAAGTGAGCGTTAATTTTAAAATACTTAATTGAAATATTGATGCATTCTAATTCAGTTTTACATCAATAATGATTTTCAATCATGCTTTCGATTCTACTGATGTCTATATAATACTACTACTGATTTAAATGTGGtacaaatttctttttttctgtgCAAACCAACACTAAACAGAACGATAACAAATCGAAAGTCCCGCTACAAAAGAGCCTAACTGTATATAAGAGCCactatttgtttactttcttttcgataattacggagccattactgcaatttctcgaataatcataaataaaatcagtGCGATAaaacgtgaaagaaaaagtaaacaaagagaaactgtcatttgcagttggacccttttgtcgtgggactgtcgaaATGTTTAGCGTCGCCGAATCCTAGTTGGCCATTCTTGGAAGAAGAATGTACGAGTTCTGATTAGGGTTTACAtgctgacgtcacaaatgaacctGTGGTGGAACAGTTCATGTTTTACAGCTTTCGGTGTCTTCTAGCCTTTCTCACAATAAAAGACCAAGGAATGTCTAGGGTTGCCACCTGCAGCAGGACGAACGACCATTCTTGAAGATTCATAAGATTTGATTCGTTATGACGTGAAGTAATCATTTACTTTGAATCAATACGCTACGAAAGACAGATTGACTAATCACGGAAACTGTTCTACCATTCAAACCTTCTTCAATCACTGGAACTGTTCTGCAATTTTTACTATCCTGGGATTTGATTACACTTTTCAGAAGACAATTTGATTGAACAGATCGTTGTATATTTACACTTTCCATTTCCgatattgatatatttttagTCTTACCCGTATGTCCTTATATCGCAAACAAGCATACTCCACAAGTTACTTGcaatatttcatatattttcgtTGCTTTCGTTAACCCGATAATGATTTTCGATGTAATAATATCTGCATTTCTTTCTAAGCGATTTCCTTCTCGTAAGTAATAATCATACGAATTGCAAGGACAAGGTTTGATGAATCCAACAGAATTTCATTTACTATG
This genomic window contains:
- the LOC131430366 gene encoding glutathione peroxidase-like encodes the protein MGDTKAKSIYDFTVTNLNGNDVNLSVYKGTVCLILNFSTRDPTCEKVFSMLAPLYKKFHNETKQDLNILLFPSFQFGAKESTSDILSFFEKNNELLVGDVFAEIEVNGSKCIDLYKFLKQKKPGNCGGFINSNFTIFLTDRNGIPVERLGASVHPYLIEELIEQYCG